A genomic window from Solanum dulcamara chromosome 11, daSolDulc1.2, whole genome shotgun sequence includes:
- the LOC129872655 gene encoding glutaredoxin-C9-like: MHRTNSHRNFSPTSSGSSTAGASARGSTNRESPLPPPRDQSNKKVRKTRIAKVVAENAIVIVAVRGCFMCITVNDLVQKLGVNPKIVEVEEAEKTPMLIQLLKIEGDGRGPCELPAVYVGGKLLGGVDKVMEAHVKGEFVPMLRAAGALWL; encoded by the coding sequence ATGCATCGAACTAATTCCCACAGAAATTTCTCTCCCACAAGCAGCGGATCCTCCACTGCAGGCGCTAGTGCCCGCGGATCCACTAATCGCGAATCACCTCTACCACCTCCCCGTGATCAGAGCAACAAAAAGGTGAGGAAAACGAGGATTGCAAAGGTGGTGGCGGAAAATGCAATAGTAATCGTGGCTGTGCGTGGATGCTTCATGTGCATCACTGTGAATGATTTGGTGCAAAAACTGGGCGTTAACCCTAAGATTGTAGAGGTAGAGGAGGCGGAGAAAACCCCGATGTTGATTCAGCTGTTGAAGATTGAGGGCGACGGCAGAGGGCCGTGTGAGTTGCCGGCGGTATATGTTGGTGGGAAGCTGTTGGGAGGCGTTGATAAAGTTATGGAGGCTCATGTCAAGGGAGAATTTGTTCCCATGCTTAGGGCAGCCGGAGCCTTGTGGCTTTGA
- the LOC129873932 gene encoding MLO-like protein 2, with product MAGSNNSSSIITLETTPTWAVAVVCFILITISILIEHALHLLAKYFNKKRRKSLIQALDNIKSELMLLGFISLLLTVLQKPIAKICIPKYAAQTFLPCQSLTSDDDEEEPKCEHQGKKSLMSRTGVQELQLLTFALASFHILSCFLTFSLGTLKMRRWKFWEAETRTLDYQFSHDPRRFQLIHQTSFGKRHLNFWSEYPFLRFPVCLLRQFYGSVYKVDYFTLRHGFIMAHFAEGTEFDFHNYIRRALDKDFKVVVGISPWIWTFSMLFIFFNAYVFRSTYWLPFIPLAMLVVVGTKLEGIITKMCLDSNYESSVVRGNLVVRPDDQFFWFGKPKLLLHLMHFILFQNSFQLAFFTWTSYKFGLNSCFHRKTVDIVTRLVMGVVVHFLCGYVTLPLYALVTQMGTKIKNSVFTDGMINGLRRWQAKAKRKLAKRNNYLLAQNSLDISPSFIRTSLDGTSSTDTENDEEIVVADQRQLQQHTEHGSFDGFHSTTFTLVQP from the exons ATGGCAGGTTCAAACAACAGTAGTTCCATAATAACTTTGGAGACAACACCAACATGGGCTGTTGCTGTTGTATGTTTCATTTTGATTACTATTTCCATTCTTATCGAACATGCCCTTCATCTCTTAGCTAAG TACTTCAACAAGAAGAGGAGGAAGTCTTTGATTCAAGCTCTAGACAATATCAAATCAG AGTTGATGCTTTTGGGATTTATCTCCTTATTGCTGACTGTTCTCCAAAAGCCTATTGCCAAAATTTGTATCCCAAAATATGCTGCTCAGACTTTTCTTCCTTGCCAAAGCTTGACAAGTGATGATGATGAGGAGGAACCAAAATGTGAACACcag gGAAAGAAATCTTTGATGTCTAGAACAGGTGTCCAGGAGCTCCAGCTTTTAACATTTGCTCTTGCTTCCTTTCATATTCTTTCTTGCTTCCTCACTTTCAGTCTTGGAACACTTAAG ATGAGAAGATGGAAATTTTGGGAGGCAGAAACAAGAACCTTAGATTATCAATTTTCACATG ATCCAAGGAGGTTTCAACTAATTCATCAAACATCCTTTGGAAAGAGGCATCTCAATTTTTGGAGTGAATACCCCTTTCTGCGTTTCCCA GTATGTTTGTTGAGGCAATTTTATGGATCAGTATATAAAGTAGACTATTTTACTCTCCGGCATGGATTCATAATG gCACATTTTGCAGAAGGAACAGAGTTTGATTTCCACAATTATATAAGAAGAGCTTTAGATAAAGATTTTAAAGTTGTGGTGGGAATTAG CCCATGGATTTGGACGTTCTCTATGCTCTTCATATTTTTCAATGCATATG TGTTCCGTAGCACCTACTGGCTTCCTTTCATTCCTCTAGCG ATGTTAGTGGTGGTTGGAACAAAGCTAGAGGGGATTATAACAAAAATGTGTTTGGACAGCAATTATGAGTCAAGTGTTGTTAGAGGAAACTTAGTGGTTAGACCTGACGATCAATTTTTCTGGTTTGGCAAACCTAAACTTCTTCTCCATCTCATGCATTTCATCCTCTTTcag AACTCGTTTCAGTTGGCATTCTTTACATGGACCTCG TACAAATTTGGGTTAAATTCTTGCTTCCACCGGAAAACAGTAGACATTGTTACAAGGCTTGTTATGGGAGTTGTGGTTCATTTCCTCTGTGGATATGTCACTTTGCCTTTATATGCTCTCGTCACTCAG ATGGGAaccaaaattaaaaatagtGTTTTCACTGATGGAATGATCAATGGGCTAAGAAGATGGCAAGCAAAAGCAAAGAGGAAATTGGCTAAAAGAAACAATTACTTATTGGCACAAAATTCATTGGATATTTCACCATCCTTTATTAGAACTTCATTAGATGGTACATCATCGACCGATACTGAAAACGATGAAGAAATTGTAGTAGCTGATCAGAGACAACTTCAGCAGCACACAGAACATGGATCTTTTGATGGCTTTCACTCCACTACATTTACACTAGTACAACCCTAG
- the LOC129872657 gene encoding glutaredoxin-C9-like → MRRTISHRNFFPTSSGSSAATPPPPDQSNKKVRKTGIAKVVAENAMVIVAVRGCFMCITVNGLVQKMGVNPKIVEVEEAEKTAMLVQLSKIEEGSGGPLELPAIYVGGKLLGGVDKVMEAHVQGEFVPILRAAGALWL, encoded by the coding sequence ATGCGTCGAACTATTTCCCACAGAAATTTCTTTCCCACAAGCAGCGGATCTTCCGCTGCAACACCACCTCCTCCTGATCAGAGCAACAAAAAGGTGAGAAAAACGGGGATTGCAAAGGTGGTGGCAGAAAACGCAATGGTTATTGTGGCCGTGCGTGGATGCTTCATGTGCATCACTGTGAATGGTTTGGTGCAAAAAATGGGTGTTAACCCTAAAATTGTAGAGGTAGAGGAGGCGGAGAAAACCGCGATGTTGGTGCAGCTGTCAAAGATTGAGGAAGGCAGCGGAGGACCATTGGAGTTGCCGGCGATATATGTTGGTGGGAAGCTGTTGGGAGGTGTTGATAAAGTTATGGAGGCTCATGTCCAGGGAGAATTTGTTCCCATTCTTAGAGCAGCTGGAGCCTTATGGCTTTGA